The genomic stretch CGGTTCACGGATCCGCAACAGGGGTGGATTGTGGGAGAGCACGGGCAGATCCTGCGAACCAGCGATGCAGGGTATAATTGGGTGGAAGAGACCAGCCCAGTGAAACGTTCTCTGATGTCTCTCAGTTTCCCTCGCGCGACAGCGGGATGGGCCGGTGGCGAAGGGGGCACGATCATTTCGATTAATGCAGCAAAGAAGTAACCGCTCGCAGCGCCTCCGCGTCTCTACCCCAATCGTCCCAATCGACTCTGCACGATACTGAGTGCCGTCACTGCCGCGGTATCCGCTCGCAGAATATGCTCGCCCAGACTTACTGCGCGGCACTGTCCCTCCATGGCCAGGGAGATTTCTTCTTCCGCCCATCCCCCTTCAGGTCCGACGAGTAGCGCCAGCGTGTCGGTTGGTCGCGTCGGCAGCGGCACGTGAGCAAGGCCCATGGTCTCCTGTCGCTCGGCCAACAGCAGTGCGCAGTTTGCCGAGTGGGTAGTGAAAAATCGGCGCATGTCTAGCGGATCAAGTACCCGCGGCGGCTGCCATTGTTCCGATTGTTGCGCGGCTTCGGTGGCAATGCGCTGCCAGCGAGCGACCTGGGCGGAGACCCGTTCCGGTTGTGGGCGCACAACCCCGTGCCGAGCGATGAGCGGCAGAATTGTGCGCACGCCCAACTCGCTCGCTTTCTGCACCACCCAATCCATATGGTCGCCTTTGAGCAGGGCTTGCGCGAGGAGCACACCCGGTGCTGTGTCGGTCTGTCCTAGCCGACAGTCGAGAATCTCTGCTGTCAACGTCTGCGGGGTCACCGCGGTGACGCGTGCCTGATAGCGACGACGCTGCCCATCAGTCAGCCGGAGCACTTCTCCTGGCTTGACGCGCAAGCTGGCGCGCAGATGATGACAAAGCTCACCGCTGAGGGTAAGTGTTTGTCCGCGGATCTGGGACGACTCGATAAAAAAAGCCGGCATGGTGGTCGGCCTGTCAGGCGGGGGAGTGCAGTCGACTATTCGAAGAATGTTTTCATCTTGTCCAGGAAACCTTCGCCCTCGCTGTCTTTCGTGTAGCCGCTTTCCTTCGCGAATTCTTCCAAGAGTTCTTTCTGTCTGGCACTGAGCTTCGTGGGGATCTCAATTTTGACATTGAATAACTGGTCGCCGGTATGGCCGCCCTTGAGGTTCGGAAAACCGAGTCCCTTGAGCTTC from Nitrospira sp. encodes the following:
- a CDS encoding 16S rRNA (uracil(1498)-N(3))-methyltransferase; this translates as MPAFFIESSQIRGQTLTLSGELCHHLRASLRVKPGEVLRLTDGQRRRYQARVTAVTPQTLTAEILDCRLGQTDTAPGVLLAQALLKGDHMDWVVQKASELGVRTILPLIARHGVVRPQPERVSAQVARWQRIATEAAQQSEQWQPPRVLDPLDMRRFFTTHSANCALLLAERQETMGLAHVPLPTRPTDTLALLVGPEGGWAEEEISLAMEGQCRAVSLGEHILRADTAAVTALSIVQSRLGRLG